Proteins encoded in a region of the Cytobacillus luteolus genome:
- the qoxA gene encoding cytochrome aa3 quinol oxidase subunit II, with translation MKQKALGLLVLALLFLTGCESNLVVLDPQGPVARSIADLINWSIFWMLIVVVVVFAMFAFIVWKYREKPENMDYEPPEEHGSTVLEIVWTVIPILILVALTIPTVKTLYALEEVPQGYEETEPITIHVTSADWKWIFSYPEQGIQTVNYVNIPEDTPIDFRLTSAGTMQSFWVPALGGQKYAMAKMETQMYLLADNPGSYFGKNTNFNGRGYAGMEFEVLAQTHAEFEQWVKDVKNTAPKLTESEYEELLKPTHLGRLTFSNTHLEWVNHADIDSKSYTNPELYRYTGYPGRIFDEEDNYKNKDEDKESSEKEEDVKDKDTHGGDHHGH, from the coding sequence ATGAAACAAAAAGCATTAGGACTACTAGTCTTGGCCTTACTTTTTTTGACTGGCTGTGAATCGAACCTGGTTGTTCTTGATCCACAGGGTCCTGTAGCGAGAAGTATTGCAGACTTAATTAACTGGTCAATCTTCTGGATGCTAATTGTCGTTGTTGTTGTATTCGCGATGTTTGCTTTTATTGTTTGGAAATATAGAGAAAAACCAGAAAACATGGATTATGAGCCACCTGAGGAGCACGGCAGTACTGTATTAGAAATTGTCTGGACAGTTATCCCGATTCTTATCTTAGTTGCTCTAACGATTCCGACCGTAAAAACGCTTTATGCGTTAGAGGAAGTTCCACAAGGTTATGAAGAAACAGAGCCTATTACGATTCATGTTACATCTGCTGACTGGAAGTGGATTTTCAGCTATCCAGAGCAAGGGATTCAAACAGTTAACTATGTAAATATTCCAGAAGACACGCCAATTGATTTTCGTTTAACTTCTGCTGGTACAATGCAATCATTTTGGGTGCCTGCATTAGGCGGACAGAAATATGCGATGGCGAAAATGGAAACTCAAATGTACCTCTTAGCTGATAACCCTGGTTCTTATTTTGGTAAAAACACAAACTTCAATGGCCGTGGGTATGCTGGAATGGAATTTGAAGTACTTGCCCAAACACATGCTGAATTTGAGCAATGGGTGAAGGATGTTAAAAATACAGCACCAAAACTTACAGAGTCAGAATACGAAGAACTGCTTAAACCGACACATTTAGGTCGATTAACGTTTTCTAACACTCACTTAGAATGGGTTAACCATGCTGACATTGATTCTAAATCCTATACAAACCCAGAGTTATATAGATATACCGGGTATCCTGGTAGAATTTTCGACGAAGAAGATAACTACAAAAACAAAGATGAAGACAAAGAATCATCTGAAAAAGAAGAAGATGTAAAAGATAAAGACACCCACGGAGGTGACCACCATGGACATTAA
- a CDS encoding SCO family protein: MIKNRHTTLASMIVVLFGCVLFFIGTDGFSAFTEETARVNKLIEDKPKFPDVMLEDSNERTYSISEFENKYVFITFLYTACMTVCPQLEMNMSQVYELLPSEYIGEEIVFLSISFDPERDVPATLDKYKDYFGSDGETWRMARVPDQAQLDSLLKAFGVTVIPDGYGNFAHNSAFYLVDRKGHLQEVMDYTLVEEAATKIEKLIAAEKGE; the protein is encoded by the coding sequence ATGATCAAAAATCGGCATACGACATTGGCAAGTATGATTGTTGTACTCTTCGGTTGTGTATTGTTCTTTATCGGTACAGATGGATTCAGTGCATTTACGGAGGAAACAGCAAGAGTGAATAAACTAATAGAAGATAAGCCAAAATTCCCTGATGTAATGTTAGAGGACAGTAATGAAAGAACCTACAGTATTTCTGAGTTTGAAAATAAATACGTGTTTATTACGTTTTTATATACAGCATGTATGACGGTGTGCCCGCAGTTAGAAATGAACATGTCTCAAGTGTATGAGTTGTTACCCTCTGAATATATAGGGGAAGAAATTGTATTTTTAAGTATTAGCTTTGATCCTGAGCGAGATGTTCCTGCCACGCTTGATAAGTATAAGGATTACTTCGGCAGTGATGGTGAAACATGGAGAATGGCGAGAGTTCCAGACCAAGCACAATTGGATTCTCTGCTAAAAGCATTTGGTGTGACGGTCATTCCAGATGGATATGGCAACTTTGCTCACAACTCTGCATTTTACTTAGTTGATCGAAAAGGACACCTACAAGAAGTGATGGATTACACATTAGTTGAAGAAGCTGCAACTAAAATTGAGAAACTTATTGCAGCTGAAAAAGGGGAGTAA